TGATCGCCGTTCGCACGCAGTTCACGAGGTCGCAGCTTCCGTCCGACCTCGCGCCGCTGCGTGAGCAGATCGAGCGGGCGATCCCGCTCTCGGCCGGTCGCGACAACCGGAAGATCGTCGCCACCGCCGAGCCGCGCGTCGCCGAGCTCGAGCTGCTCGCCGAGAAGGCCGAGTTCGACCCGGAGACGTACGCGGGACGCTGGCGCCTGCAGCTCGGCTCGCTCGGATCGGGCAACCACTTCATCGAGGTGTCCGTCGACGAGCTCGATCGGGTGTGGATGTTCCTCCACTCCGGATCGCGGGGTGTCGGCAACAAGATCGCGACGCATCACATCGCGGTGGCCCAGCGCCTCGCGAAGCAGTGGTGGATCGAGCTGCCCGACCCCGATCTCGCGTACCTCGTCGAGGGGACGCCAGAGTTCCGGCGCTACATCCGGGAGCTCCGGTGGGCGCAGCACTTCGCCCTCCTCAACCGCGAGGAGATGATGGACCGCGTCGCACGGCAGGTGTCGGAGTTCCTCGGTGAGACCGTCGTCGAGCATGAGCGGATCAACTGCCACCACAACTTCACGGAGTCCGAGAAGCACTTCGGAAAGCAGGTGTGGGTGTCGCGGAAGGGTGCCATTCAGGCGGATGCCGGACGGCCGGGCCTCATCCCCGGCTCGATGGGGACCGCGTCGTACGTCGTCGAGGGCCTCGGCAATCCGCTGTCGCTCAACTCGTCGCCGCACGGGGCGGGTCGCGAGTACTCGCGCTCGGCTGCCCGGCGCACCTTCTCGCACGAGCAGCTGCGTGAGGCGATGGTCGGCATCGAGTTCCGCGACACCGACGCGTTCATCGACGAGATCCCTCAGGCCTACAAGCCGATCGATCGCGTCATGGCCGACGCCGGCGACCTTGTGGCGATCCGGCACACGCTGCGTCAGCTCGTGAACGTCAAGGGCGACTGACCCGCTCGGTGGGTGGGTGGTGCGGGTGCACCACCCACCACTGATCGAGTGCCGGGGCGCCCCCACCGCTGATCGAGTACCGGGGCGCCCCCACCGCTGATCGAGTACCGGGGCGCCCCCACCGCTGATCGAGTAGCGCGAAGCGCGTATCGAGATCCGCCCCACGATCGGACCGCACCCCCGTCGCGACGCGTCAGCGCTCCCGATGATCCTCGGGGTGAAGCCGAGCGCCCCGCCGAGGTTCTCGGACGCCGCTCGCCTCGATGAGACGGATGACCCGCTGGCGGTGCCCGGCCCACGGGGCGAGGAGCTCCAGCATCCCGTCGTCGTCGACGCGGTGCCCTGTCAGGGCGTATCCGACCTCGTGTGCGAGGTGGTAGTCGAAGACGCTCACGGCGTCCGGGTCGCCGAAGGCGCGGATGCGGGCCTCGGCGCTCGTCCAGAGGCCGACGCCCCGAAGGCTCGTGAAGACGCGATCGCGCTCGTCACCCGAGACCGCGGCCGTCGCCGCTCGGACGATCGACTCGCCCGCGCGCGCGGCCGCGACGATCGTCCGGGATTGCGGGGGTTCGAGACCGGCTCGGTGCCACGCCCACGAGGGGATGCGTCGCCAGCCATCGATCGTGGGCGGCGCGAACATCGGGCGAGGGGTCGGCCCGGGGGCTCGCTCGCCGTGCCACGTGACGATGCGCCGCCACGCGCCGAATGCCTGCATGCCGGTGACCTTCTGCTCGAAGATCGAGCTCACGAGCGCGTCGAACACGAGGTCGGTGCGTCCGATGCGCAGATCGGGATTGCGGTGGTGGGCGTCGGCGATGAGCGGATGCCGCGAGGGGTCGAAGCCCGTCGCGTCGTCGTTCGCTCCGCACAGTGCGGGGAGCTGGTCGAGTGCCCACTCAGCACCCGGACCCCACGCGGCGGCGCGGACGGTGCCACCCGCGCTCTGGCGGAGCGCCAGTGTCGCGACCCCGAGAGGGGTCGTGCTGGCGCGCCAGATGACGGCGCCGGCCGTCGTCATGGTGGGGTCGTCGGCTCCGCGGCGCTGATACAGCACCGTCCGTCGGAGATCGACGGCGTAGCCGAGTCGGTACTCGACCTCGCGAGGCCGCCCATGGACCGGCCGAGAATCGCGGACGGCGCCCGCCCGCTCGTTGCCCTCTGCCGCTCGAGCACCCAGCGGGGCGATCCTCGTGAGCGACATGGTCATCCGTTCACTGTACGCCGGGCTCGCCGGCATCCGCCCGGATCACGGCCGCAACGGCGCTCACCTCGATGAGGGCGCCCGGCACGGTGAGTCCCGCAACGCGTGCAGCCGTCACGAGCGGCGGTGCGCCGTCACGGGCGAGCGTGGGGGCGATGGCTCCGTAGGCCGCGCCGAGGTCGGCATCCGCATCGATCAGCACGGTCCACGAGATGACGTCGTCGAGCGTCGCGCCGGCCGCCTTGAGTGCGGTGATCGCGTTCTCGACGGCTCTCACGGCCTGGGACGCGACATCGGCGGCGACGACGTGGCCGGTCGCGTCGACGCCGTTCTGGCCGCCGATGTAGATCGTCGTCGCACCGGGCGGGACGATCGCGACGTGACTGTATGCGGGGCTCGCGACGAGCCCCTCGGGCTTGAGCAAGGTGATGGTCATGGCGGCATCCTTCCCCGCGCCTCCGACATCCCCTCGTTCACTTGTCGCGAATGGTGGGTGCGGGTGCGGGCAGGTCGCCCTTTGAGGCAAGTGAACGAACCGGGCGGCGGACCTCCCGACCGCGGAGTTCGGCAGAACCTCGCGGCGCGGGGAGACCCTGGTCGCGGAAGGGCGGGCGGGTCAGAAGCGGTCGGGCGAAGGAGTGCCGTGGCCGTAGCGGATGGAGACGTCGGCGTGGCGGTCGAAGCGGTAGCCGATGCCGCGGACGGTGCGCACGATGTCTTCGTAGCGGCCGAGCTTCGCGCGGAGGCGGCGCACGTGCACGTCGATCGTGCGCTCGCCGGGAGCCTCGTCGTCGGTCGATCCCTGCCAGAGCGATGAGACGAGCTCGGCACGCTCGATCGTGCGTCCTTCGCGCAGGACGAGGTACTGCAGCAGCTCGAACTCCTTGAACGTGAACGCCGCCGATTCGCCGTCGATGAGGACGCGCTTGCGTGAGATGTCGACGACGACGCCGCCCGGGGCACGGTCTTCCTCCGCGGACTCCTCCTGCTTCGTGCGGGCGACGGCCGACGGCTCGTGCAGCGCGAGGCGCACGACGTCGACGTCGCGGCCACCCGCCGCGACGGGGGCGAGCGCGACGGTCGCGTACGTCTCGGCGGTGGGTGCGAGCTCGCTGAGCGTGCGGCGGAGGGCCTCGACGATCGTGCCGAGCGAGACCCCGGATGCCGCGACCTTCGCCTCATCGAAGCCGACGTACAGAGCGAATCCGCGGGGGGTCGTGCCGGCGGGGAGATGACGCGCGGGGGCCTCGGGTGCTGCCGCGGGCGCCGGAGCGGCGGTCTCGACGGGGGAGGTCACAGCGCGGAGGTGGCGGGCCGGGCGGGCGTCGGCCGTGGGACGTTCGAGGAGAGCGGTGTTCGACATGATGATGGTCCTTGCGGAAGTGAACCCGGGCGATGCGCCGAGAGCGGGTTCGGTGGGTGCTGCGATGCTGCCCCTGCGGGGCGGGTGAGAAGCATCAGGACTCGCGTGATCGACGCGGTGTCCGGTGCTTCGGGGGCCCGATCATCGGCTCGACGGAGAGGTGCGAGCGGCGAGGATCCGAAGGCCCGGCGGGTATCACCGAGTCAGCGGCACATTCGACAACACATGGCAACGTGACCGGCCATCATCATGCCGGTCGTCCCGTTCGCCTCCAGGGCGGACAGAGAGCGTGCGTTGTCAGTCATGCGCCCGATTATGTCGGAGTGCGTCGGAGTGCGTCAAATCATGTCGTCGGGCAGTCCGCTGTGTGACGAAATATGACGACGGCGATCGGTGGCGCGCATCCCGCGGCATCCGAATTGTTGTCGGATGCCACAAACCTCTTGCGCTCTGCGACGTTTCGTCGTAACGTCTCCGTCGAAGCGTTTCCGCGAAGCGCTTCGATCATCGAACTTGTGACGGACGAAGAGGTCGGCATGGCGAACATCACCGAAGTGGCGGAAGCCGCGGGTGTCTCCATCAGCACCGTGTCGTACGCCCTCAGCGGCAAGCGACCGGTCTCGGTCGACACGCGCCGTCGTATCGAAGAAGCCGTCGCGGCACTGGGATACAGCCCGAATGCGGGGGCGCGGATGCTCGCGGGTCGGCGGACGCAGATCTTCGCGCTCACCGAACCGCTGCGGAGCGACACGCACGCTCCCACCCACATGCAGTTCGTCCTCGCGACGGCGATCGCCGCACGGCGCCACGACTACGACATCCTCCTCCTCACCGACGAAGAGGCGCAGGCGGGGATGCGCCGGGTCGCTTCCAACGGCCTGGTCGACGCGATCCTCGTGCTCGACGTCGCCCCCGACGACCCGCGGGTGGCGCTGGCTCGGCAGATCCCGACTCCGACGGTGTTCATCGGCATCCCGAACGACAACGCGGGACTCGTGTGCGTCGACCTCGACTTCGAGGCCGCCGTGAAGCAGGCGGTGGATCTCCTCGCCGATGCGGGCCACGCCTCGATCGGACTCGTCGGACAGGCCGAGACGGCGTACGCGAAATCCAACTTCCCACCGCGCGTGCGAGCGGGCTTCCTCGATCGTGCCGCGGAGCGCGGCGTCGCGGCGGGCCACGGCACGTCGGGCGGCAAGATCGCCAGCCGCACCGCGGCGCGCAAGACGGCGGGGGCACTTCTCGACGGGGGAGCCACGGCGCTCATCCTGCACTGCACGGAAGAGGCGCACGGCTCGGTGCTCGCCCTCATCGCGGAGCGCGGTCTGCGCGTTCCCGAGGACGTCTCGGTCATCAGTGTCGGTGCGTCCTTCGACACGGCCGTCCTCTCGACCCCCCTCGACGTGATCCCGCTCGTGCCCGAGGCCTCGTGCGATCTCGCCGTGTCCCTCGCCGTGCAGGCGCTCGACGAGGATCCGCCCGAACCCGGGCTCCGTCTCGTTCCGCCGACCTTCGTGTCGCGCGGCTCGATCGCCGCCCCTCCGGGGGCCTCCGTCTGACGCCGAGGCTGCGACCATCCGCTTTCGCACGACCGCAGTCGAAGCGCTTCGATAACTCCATATCCCGCACCACACCCGCACCAGACCAACGCAGGTCACCAGGAAAGGAATGCCACCGATGGCACGAATCACACGCACGCACACCCGACGCGGCCTCGCCGCGATCGGGGCTCTCACGGTGGGCGCCCTTGCGCTCGCCGGCTGCTCCGGCGGCTCCGGCGGCGGAAGCGACAGCAACACGCTCAAGCTCTGGCACTACGAAGGCGCCGACAGCGCCATGGGCAAGGCGTGGGCCGAAGCCATCAAGATCTTCGAAGACGAGACGGGTGCGACGGTCGAGTTCGAGGAGAAGTCCTTCGAGCAGATCCAGAAGACCGCGAGCCAGGTCCTCGACACGGATGCCGCGCCCGACCTCATGGAGTTCAACAAGGGCAACGCGACGGCGGGCTTCCTCGCCTCGACGGGCCTCATCGCCGACATCGGCGACGCCGTGGAAGAGTACGGCTGGGCCGACAAGCTCGCGCCCTCGCTCCAGACGACCGCGAAGTACTCCGACGCCGGCGTCATGGGCGGCGACACCTGGTACGGCATCCCGAACTACGGCGAGTTCGTCGGCGTCTACTACAACCTCGACGCCTTCGAGGCTGCGGGCCTCGAGATCCCCACGACGTACGACGAGTTCATCGCGGTGCTCGACGCCTTCGTCGCGCAGGGTGTCACCCCTCTCGCCGAGGCCGGTGCCGAGTACCCGCTCGGACAACTCTGGTACCAGCTCGCCCTGACGCAGGCCGACCGCCAGTTCGTCAACGACTACCAGCTGTACGAGAACCCGGTCGACTGGCAGGGTCCCGAGCTCACGTACGCGACCGAGACGCTGCAGGACTACGTCGACGCCGGCTACATCGCCTCCGACGTCTCGTCGATCAAGGCAGAGGATGCCGGTGTCTCGTGGATCAACGGCACATCGCCCATCTTCGTCTCGGGCTCCTGGTGGTTCGGCCGGTTCACCGCCGAGGCCACCGACTTCGACTGGACGATGACGGCCTTCCCCGAGAGCGACCTGTCGCTCGGTTCGTCGGGCAACCTGTGGGTCGTTCCCGAGAACGCCGCCAACAAGGAGCTCGCGTACGAGTTCATCGACATCACGATGCGTCCCGAGATCCAGGCGATCATCGGCAACAACGGCGGCGTCCCCGTCGCGGCCGACCCGGCCGACATCACGGATGAGAAGAGCAAGCTCCTCATCGAGACGTTCAACGGGATCCTCGACGCCGACGGACTGTCGTTCTACCCCGACTGGCCCGCACCCGGGTTCTACGACGTCATCGTGCAGGAGCTCCAGGGTCTCGTCACGGGCGTTCAGGATGCCGCGACGACGAACGACAACCTCGGCGTCCAGTACGACGAGGGCACGGCCGAGTTCCGCGGCTGACCCGAGTGGCTCACCGGGCGGGGCGGCATCCCCGGATGACCGCCCCGCCCTCCACAGGAAGACCCCATCATGGCTCTCACGACACGTGAACCGCGCGCGAAGCGCGCCAAGCTCCCTCCCGAGGAGCCGTCGATCCCGCAGCGCGGGGGCGGTACCGCGGGGTACTGGATGTACCTGCTGCCGGGGTTCGTCCTGCTCATCGTCATCGTCATCGTCCCGCTCGTGTGGAACGTGTACCTCACGTTCACCTCGTGGCGCGGCGTCCGCGATCCCGAGTTCATCGGCCTCGACAACTGGACCAAGCTGCTCACCGACAGCGACTTCTGGACGTCGTTCGCGAACTCCGTATGGATGGTGCTCGCGATGGTCGTCGTGCCGACGATCATCGGCCTCATCGTCGCGGCCCTCCTCTTCGACGTCGTGGGACGCAAGTTCGGCGGCCGCGTGGGGAGCTTCCTGCGGGCCACGTACTATCTGCCGCAGATCCTCCCCGTCGCCGTCGCCGGCATCGTCATCGGGTGGATCGTCCGTCCGGGGTCGGACGGTGCGCTCAACCAGATCCTGGGGGCGGTCGGCATCGGTCCCGTCGATTGGCTCGGCCAGATGCCGTCGGCGCTCATCGTCCTGATGGTCGTGCTCGTGTGGGTGCAGATCGGCTACCCCGTCGTCATCTTCATGGCGGCGCTCCAGCGCGTCGACCCGGAGCTGTACGAAGCCGCCGAGCTCGACGGCGCGAACTGGTTCCAGCGCTTCTCCGCCATCACGATGACGATCATCCGGCCGGAGATCTTCGTCGTGACGCTCACGTCGACGATCGCGGCGCTCAAGGTCTTCGGGCCCGTCTACGTCATTACGCGTGGTGGCCCCGCCGGTGCGACCCTCGTGCCCGCGTACTACGCCTACCAGGAGTTCTTCACGAAGCGGAACGTCGGCTACGGCGCGACGATCGCGACGGTGCTGACGATCCTCGTCGTCATCGTCTCGATCATCTTCATCCGCGTGCAGAACTCGCTCGAGCGCAAGGAAAGGGCGGGACTCTGATGGCCGTCGGCACTGTGGACGCCCCCCTCGCGACGCGCGACGCGGGCACGAAGCCCCCCAAGGCGCCGCGGGCGCGCGGCGGCATGACGAAGAAGCGCGGCGTCGACTGGCTGTTCCTCGCCCTCGTGATCGTGGGCGCACTCCTCGTGCTGGCGCCGTTCTACCTCGTCCTGGTGAACTCCTTCAAATCCCCCGTCGACTACGCCACGTCGGGGCCCCTCGCCTTCCCGCAGGAGCTGGACTTCACCGGCATCGCGAAGTTCTGGGAGCGCGTCAACTTCCCCGAGAAGGTCTGGAACTCGATCTTCATCTCGGGCGTCGTCGCGGTGCTCGCGGTGCTCATCTCGATGCTCAACGCCTTCGCGATCGGCATCGGCCGGGTGCGGGGACGCTCGTGGATCGTCCTGCTGTTCCTCCTGGCGAACCTCCTCCCGCAGGAGGCCCTCCTCTACCCGCTGTACTACATGTTCAAAGAGGTCGGCCTCTACGACAACGTCTGGTCGGTCATCATCGTCTTCACGGTCGTGCAGGCCGCGTTCGGCACGTATCTCCTCTCGGCGGTGTACGGCACGTTCCCCAAGGAGATCCTCGAAGCCGCCTCGATCGACGGCGCGGGGCGCTGGAAGATCCTGTGGCGGGTCGTCTTCCCGATCAGCCGCCCGACCCTGTCGGTGCTGCTCATCTTCTTCTTCATCTGGACGTGGAACGAGTTCCTCATCCCGCTGACGTTCCTCGCCTCGAACGCGAACCAGACGGTCCCGGTCGCGATCAGCGTCCTCCAGGGCGACCGACTCATGGACGTCACGACGACGAGCGCGTCGGCCCTCCTCGGCATCATCCCCACGCTCATCTTCTTCCTCATCTTCCAGCGCACGCTGACACGCGGCATCACGGCAGGAGCAGTCAAGTAATGAAGTTCACCGACGGGTTCTGGCAACTGCGTCCCGGCGTCACGGCACTGTACGCACAGGAGGCGTACGACATCTGGCCGACGGATTCCACGGCGGACGGCCCCGGCATCGTCGTGACGGCTCCGACGTCCGTCATCGCCAAGCGCGGCGACACGCTCAATCGGCCCGTCCTCACCACGACGCTGTCCTCGCCGATGGAAGGCGTCGTGCGCGTGCGCATCGCTCACCACGAGGGCGGATCGTGGCACGGCGGCTTCGACCTGCCGGGCGCTGCCGAGGGCGGTGCGGGGACGATCGCCGCGACCGAAGACGGGGGAGTGCTCGAGACCGGACCCCTCACGGCGCGCATCGCGCCGGGGGCGCCGTGGGACCTCTCGTTCGAGGTCGAGGGGAGCCGGGTCACGGGGAGCGGCCACAAGGCGCAGGGGTACATCCAGCTCACCGACGACGCGCAGGTCGACTCCGGCATCGTGGGCAACGCCCGCGCCGGGACGGCCGCGCCCCGACCGCACGCGTTCGTACACGAGCAGCTCGACCTCGGCGTCGGAGAGCTCGTGTACGGCCTGGGCGAGCGGTTCGGCCCGCTCGTGAAGAACGGACAGTCCGTCGAGATCTGGAACGCCGACGGCGGCACGTCGAGCGAGCAGGCCTACAAGAGCATCCCCTTCCACCTCTCCAACCGGGGCTACGGCGTCCTCGTCAACGACCCGGGTCACGTGTCGTACGAGATCGGTTCGGAGGCCGTCGAGCGGGTGCAGTTCTCCGTCCCGGGTGAAGTGCTGGAGTACTTCGTCATCGCGGGCCCCACCTCCAAGGACGTGCTCTCGCGCTACACGGCGCTCACCGGCCGGCCGCCCGTCGTGCCCGCGTGGTCGTACGGCCTCTGGCTGTCGACGTCGTTCACGACCGACTACGACGAAGAGACCGTCACGTCGTTCATCGACGAGATGGCCGCGCGCGAACTCCCCGTATCGGTCTTCCACTTCGACTGCTTCTGGATGCGCGAATTCAACTGGTGCGACTTCGAATGGGACCCCCGCACCTTCCCGGATCCCGATGGCATGCTCGCGCGCCTTCACGAGAAGGATCTTCGCGTCTGCGTGTGGATCAACCCCTACATCGGCCAGCGTTCGCCGCTCTTCCGCGAAGCGGCAGATCAGGGGTTCCTCGTGACGCGCCCCGACGGATCGGTCTGGCAGTGGGATCTCTGGCAGGCCGGGATGGGTCTCGTCGACTTCACGAACCCCGACGCGACCGCGTGGTACCAGGGACATCTCCGCCGACTCATCGCCCAGGGTGTGGACTGCTTCAAGACCGACTTCGGCGAGCGGATCCCCCTCGAGGTCGACTACTTCGACGGGTCCGACCCGTCGCGCATGCACAACCTCTACACGCAGCTGTACAACAAGGCCGTCCATGACGTCCTCGTCGAGACGCGCGGCGAAGGCGATGCCGTGCTCTTCGCGCGCTCGGCCACGGCGGGTGGGCAGTCGATGCCCGTGCACTGGGGCGGCGACTCGACGTCGACCTTCGCCTCGATGGCCGAGACGCTCCGCGGAGGACTCTCGCTGGCCCTCAGCGGCTTCGCCTTCTGGAGCCACGACATCGGCGGATTCGAGGGCACACCGGATGCCGCGGTCTACAAGCGCTGGACGGCGTTCGGCCTGCTCGGCTCGCACTCCCGCTTCCACGGGTCGCAGTCCTATCGCGTGCCGTGGATGTTCGACGAAGAAGCCGTCGAGGTCACGCGCGTCTTCACGCACCTGAAGATGCGGTTGATGCCCTACCTCTATCGTGTGGGGCTCGACGCGGCGGCATCCGGTGTCCCGCTCCTGCGGCCGATGCCGCTGGAGTTCCCCGACGACCCCGCCGTCGCGTACCTCGACCGCCAGTACATGCTCGGATCGGAACTGCTCGTCGCGCCCGTCTTCACCGAGACAGGAGAGGTCGAGTTCTATCTGCCCGACGGCCCGTGGACGTCGCTCCTGACGGGCGAGACGATCGAGGGAGGCCGGTGGGTGCGCGAGACGCACGGTTTCGACTCGCTGCCCCTGTACGCTCGGGCGGGCGCGGTGATCCCCTGGGGTGTGCGTTCCGACCGACCTGATTACGACTATCTCGACGGGCTGACGATCCGGGTGTTCCCCGGCGGCGCCGGCACGAGGGACATCGTCGTGACGACCCCCGAGGGCGTCTCCGAGACGTTCTCGGTCGATCTCTCCGAGGTGACGAAATGACGCAGGGAAACTCCGACTACCGCGACTCGGGTCTCGTGTTCCCTCCGGGCTTCACGTTCGGCTCGGCGACCGCGTCCTATCAGGTGGAGGGCGCGGCATCCGAAGACGGCCGTCTCCCCTCCATCTGGGACACCTTCAGCAAGACCCCCGGCAAGGTCTGGAACGGCGACACGGGCGACGTCGCGTGCGATCACTACCACCGGTGGGAGTCCGACCTCGACCTCATGAAGGACCTCGGCCTCGGGGCCTACCGCTTCTCGATCGCGTGGCCCCGCGTCATCCCCACGGGAACGGGCGAGATCAATCAGGCGGGCATCGACTTCTACTCGCGTCTCGTCGACGGCCTCCTCGAACGGGGCATCGAGCCCGTCGCGACGCTGTACCACTGGGACCTGCCGCAGCCGCTCGAAGACGCGGGCGGCTGGCCCGCGCGAGCGACGGCCGATGCGTTCGAGCGCTACGCCGAAGTGATGGGGACGGCGCTCGGCGACCGCGTGCACACGTGGACGACGCTCAACGAACCGTGGTGCTCGGCGTATCTCGGGTACGGGCAGGGCGGTCACGCACCGGGTCGCCACGAACCGGATGCCGCGCTCGCCGCCGTCCATCACCTCAATCTCGCGCACGGGCGAGCCCTCCAGGCGCTCCGCGCGACGTCGACGGGGACGCCGGAGTATTCCGTGACGCTCAACTTCCACGTCCTCCGCGGTGTCGGCGACGGTGCGGCCGAGGCGATGCGCCGGATCGACGCCCTGGCCAATCGCGCCTTCACGGGGCCGATGCTGCACGGCGAATACCCCGCCGATCTGCTCGAGGACACGGCATCCGTCACGGACTGGTCGTTCGTGCACGACGACGATCTCGCCGCCATCCACCAGCCGATCGACGTCCTCGGCGTCAACTACTACTCGACGGCCACCGTGCGACTGTGGGACGGCGTCTCGCCCAAGCAGATGAACGACGGGCACAAGGGCGCGGCGGGTGGCACGGCATGGCCGGGCAGCGACCAGGCCGTCGAGTTCGTCGAGCAGCCGGGCCCGCACACGGCGATGGGCTGGAACATCGCGCCCGAGGGCCTCGAAGAGCTCCTCATGGCGTTGTCGGCGGAGTTCCCGCAGCAACCGCTCATGGTGACCGAGAACGGCGCCGCGTTCGACGACGTCGTCGCGGCCGACGGCTCGGTCCCCGACCCCGAACGCCTCGACTACCTCCGACGCCACTTCAGCGCGGCGCACCGGGCGATGCAGCGCGGTGTCGACCTCCGCGGCTACTTCGTGTGGTCGCTCCTGGACAACTTCGAGTGGGGCTACGGCTACGCCAAGCGGTTCGGCATCGTGCGGGTCGACTTCGACTCGCTCGAGCGCACCATCAAGGACAGCGGCCGCTGGTACTCGGAGCTCGCGCGCTCCGGCGTCCTCCCGGAGTGAGGGTTCGCGGCAAACGTTCGGCGTTCCGCGCGTCCGGGCTCGGCTAGACGGGTTTAGCCTGTCGGGGTGACCGAGCTGCACTTCACCCACGAGACGGATGCTTCGCGCTACACGCTCCACAGAGGCGACGACCTCGTGAGCGTCCTCGACTACCGCGACGAC
This genomic stretch from Microbacterium sp. SLBN-146 harbors:
- a CDS encoding RtcB family protein yields the protein MERLSNRLLSWASLIDEKTVEQARTSSRMPFIHPHLALMPDAHLGKGATVGSVIPTLGAIMPAAVGVDIGCGMIAVRTQFTRSQLPSDLAPLREQIERAIPLSAGRDNRKIVATAEPRVAELELLAEKAEFDPETYAGRWRLQLGSLGSGNHFIEVSVDELDRVWMFLHSGSRGVGNKIATHHIAVAQRLAKQWWIELPDPDLAYLVEGTPEFRRYIRELRWAQHFALLNREEMMDRVARQVSEFLGETVVEHERINCHHNFTESEKHFGKQVWVSRKGAIQADAGRPGLIPGSMGTASYVVEGLGNPLSLNSSPHGAGREYSRSAARRTFSHEQLREAMVGIEFRDTDAFIDEIPQAYKPIDRVMADAGDLVAIRHTLRQLVNVKGD
- a CDS encoding DNA-3-methyladenine glycosylase produces the protein MTMSLTRIAPLGARAAEGNERAGAVRDSRPVHGRPREVEYRLGYAVDLRRTVLYQRRGADDPTMTTAGAVIWRASTTPLGVATLALRQSAGGTVRAAAWGPGAEWALDQLPALCGANDDATGFDPSRHPLIADAHHRNPDLRIGRTDLVFDALVSSIFEQKVTGMQAFGAWRRIVTWHGERAPGPTPRPMFAPPTIDGWRRIPSWAWHRAGLEPPQSRTIVAAARAGESIVRAATAAVSGDERDRVFTSLRGVGLWTSAEARIRAFGDPDAVSVFDYHLAHEVGYALTGHRVDDDGMLELLAPWAGHRQRVIRLIEASGVREPRRGARLHPEDHRER
- a CDS encoding RidA family protein, with amino-acid sequence MTITLLKPEGLVASPAYSHVAIVPPGATTIYIGGQNGVDATGHVVAADVASQAVRAVENAITALKAAGATLDDVISWTVLIDADADLGAAYGAIAPTLARDGAPPLVTAARVAGLTVPGALIEVSAVAAVIRADAGEPGVQ
- a CDS encoding winged helix-turn-helix domain-containing protein, giving the protein MSNTALLERPTADARPARHLRAVTSPVETAAPAPAAAPEAPARHLPAGTTPRGFALYVGFDEAKVAASGVSLGTIVEALRRTLSELAPTAETYATVALAPVAAGGRDVDVVRLALHEPSAVARTKQEESAEEDRAPGGVVVDISRKRVLIDGESAAFTFKEFELLQYLVLREGRTIERAELVSSLWQGSTDDEAPGERTIDVHVRRLRAKLGRYEDIVRTVRGIGYRFDRHADVSIRYGHGTPSPDRF
- a CDS encoding LacI family DNA-binding transcriptional regulator; amino-acid sequence: MTTAIGGAHPAASELLSDATNLLRSATFRRNVSVEAFPRSASIIELVTDEEVGMANITEVAEAAGVSISTVSYALSGKRPVSVDTRRRIEEAVAALGYSPNAGARMLAGRRTQIFALTEPLRSDTHAPTHMQFVLATAIAARRHDYDILLLTDEEAQAGMRRVASNGLVDAILVLDVAPDDPRVALARQIPTPTVFIGIPNDNAGLVCVDLDFEAAVKQAVDLLADAGHASIGLVGQAETAYAKSNFPPRVRAGFLDRAAERGVAAGHGTSGGKIASRTAARKTAGALLDGGATALILHCTEEAHGSVLALIAERGLRVPEDVSVISVGASFDTAVLSTPLDVIPLVPEASCDLAVSLAVQALDEDPPEPGLRLVPPTFVSRGSIAAPPGASV
- a CDS encoding ABC transporter substrate-binding protein — encoded protein: MARITRTHTRRGLAAIGALTVGALALAGCSGGSGGGSDSNTLKLWHYEGADSAMGKAWAEAIKIFEDETGATVEFEEKSFEQIQKTASQVLDTDAAPDLMEFNKGNATAGFLASTGLIADIGDAVEEYGWADKLAPSLQTTAKYSDAGVMGGDTWYGIPNYGEFVGVYYNLDAFEAAGLEIPTTYDEFIAVLDAFVAQGVTPLAEAGAEYPLGQLWYQLALTQADRQFVNDYQLYENPVDWQGPELTYATETLQDYVDAGYIASDVSSIKAEDAGVSWINGTSPIFVSGSWWFGRFTAEATDFDWTMTAFPESDLSLGSSGNLWVVPENAANKELAYEFIDITMRPEIQAIIGNNGGVPVAADPADITDEKSKLLIETFNGILDADGLSFYPDWPAPGFYDVIVQELQGLVTGVQDAATTNDNLGVQYDEGTAEFRG
- a CDS encoding carbohydrate ABC transporter permease; translated protein: MALTTREPRAKRAKLPPEEPSIPQRGGGTAGYWMYLLPGFVLLIVIVIVPLVWNVYLTFTSWRGVRDPEFIGLDNWTKLLTDSDFWTSFANSVWMVLAMVVVPTIIGLIVAALLFDVVGRKFGGRVGSFLRATYYLPQILPVAVAGIVIGWIVRPGSDGALNQILGAVGIGPVDWLGQMPSALIVLMVVLVWVQIGYPVVIFMAALQRVDPELYEAAELDGANWFQRFSAITMTIIRPEIFVVTLTSTIAALKVFGPVYVITRGGPAGATLVPAYYAYQEFFTKRNVGYGATIATVLTILVVIVSIIFIRVQNSLERKERAGL
- a CDS encoding carbohydrate ABC transporter permease; protein product: MAVGTVDAPLATRDAGTKPPKAPRARGGMTKKRGVDWLFLALVIVGALLVLAPFYLVLVNSFKSPVDYATSGPLAFPQELDFTGIAKFWERVNFPEKVWNSIFISGVVAVLAVLISMLNAFAIGIGRVRGRSWIVLLFLLANLLPQEALLYPLYYMFKEVGLYDNVWSVIIVFTVVQAAFGTYLLSAVYGTFPKEILEAASIDGAGRWKILWRVVFPISRPTLSVLLIFFFIWTWNEFLIPLTFLASNANQTVPVAISVLQGDRLMDVTTTSASALLGIIPTLIFFLIFQRTLTRGITAGAVK